One segment of Vulpes lagopus strain Blue_001 chromosome 8, ASM1834538v1, whole genome shotgun sequence DNA contains the following:
- the LOC121497767 gene encoding LOW QUALITY PROTEIN: protocadherin alpha-3-like (The sequence of the model RefSeq protein was modified relative to this genomic sequence to represent the inferred CDS: deleted 1 base in 1 codon) has product MVRLFKKKMRNSNYFLKFGPRQERHNIWKRLAIVFSWREEGSGARGLLLSLLFLTVWKTGSGHVHYSVLEEAKHGTFVGRIAQDLGLELAELVPRLFRLASKGHGDLLEVNLQNGILFVNSRIDREELCGRTLECSIHLEVIVDRPLQVFHVEVEVKDINDNQPVFPMAVKKLFLFESRPPGSRIPLEGASDADIGANSLLTYSLNSNDYFTLDIKRNDENIKSLGLVLKKVLNREDTPEHHLLITAVDGGKPELTGTTQVKITILDVNDNAPEFERTVYKVSLFENAPNGTLAVIVNASDLDEGVNKDVVYSFNTDTSADTLSKFYLDPVNGYINVKGNIDFEETKLYEIQVEATDKGTPPMSGHCTVLVEILDTNDNVPELVIKSLSLPVLEDAPLGTVVALISVSDRDSGANGQVTCSLTPQVPFKLVSTFKNYYSLVLDSALDRESVANYALVVTARDGGSPSLSATASVSVEVADVNDNAPAFAQPEYTVFVKENNPPGCHIFTVSARDADAQENALVSYSLVERRVGERALSSYVSVHAESGKVYALQPLDHEELELLQFQVSARDAGVPPLGSNVTLQVFVLDENDNAPALLPLPGARGGGGALSEPVSRAVGAGHVVAKVRAVDADSGYNAWLSYELQPAAGGARSPFRVALYTGEISTTRALDEADAPRQRLLVLVKDHGEPALTATATVLLSLVESGQAPRPSSRVLAGGAVAGAGTALVDVNVYLIVAICAVSSLLVLTLLLSTALRCSAPPSEGACGPGKPTLVCSSAVGSWSHSQQRRQRCALGRARPRPTSWPSAPACLRVPLAETENS; this is encoded by the exons ATGGTAAggttatttaagaagaaaatgaggaattcaaattattttttgaagtttggACCGAGGCAAGAACGACACAATATTTGGAAAAGGCTTGCAATAGTATTTTCATGGAGAGAAGAAGGTTCAGGTGCCCGGGGACtactgctttcacttcttttcctCACAGTCTGGAAGACTGGGAGCGGCCACGTTCACTACTCAGTACTGGAGGAGGCCAAACACGGCACCTTCGTGGGCCGCATCGCCCAGgacctggggctggagctggcgGAGCTGGTGCCGCGCCTTTTCCGACTGGCGTCCAAAGGCCACGGGGACCTTCTGGAGGTAAATCTGCAGAATGGCATTTTGTTTGTGAATTCTCGGATCGACCGGGAGGAGCTGTGTGGGAGGACTCTGGAGTGCAGCATCCACCTGGAGGTGATCGTGGACAGGCCCCTGCAGGTTTTCcatgtggaggtggaggtgaaggACATTAACGACAACCAGCCGGTTTTTCCAATGgcagtaaaaaaattatttctttttgaatccCGGCCGCCTGGTTCTCGGATTCCACTAGAGGGCGCATCAGATGCAGATATTGGAGCGAATTCTCTGTTGACCTACAGTCTTAACTCTAACGATTATTTTACCTTGGATATTAAAAGAAATGATGAGAATATTAAATCCCTTGGACTCGTgttgaaaaaagttttaaatcgTGAAGACACTCCTGAACATCACTTACTAATAACGGCAGTTGATGGTGGGAAACCAGAGCTCACTGGCACTACTCAAGTGAAGATCACCATTCTAGATGTAAACGACAACGCCCCAGAATTTGAGAGGACTGTCTACAAAGTCAGTTTATTTGAAAATGCACCAAACGGTACCCTAGCAGTGATTGTTAATGCCTCTGATTTGGATGAAGGAGTAAATAAGGATGTTGTATATTCTTTCAATACAGACACGTCAGCAGATACTCTTTCGAAATTCTACTTAGACCCAGTGAATGGATACATCAATGTAAAGGGTAATATAGATTTTGAGGAAACTAAGTTATATGAAATCCAGGTAGAAGCGACAGATAAAGGAACCCCCCCAATGTCAGGTCACTGCACGGTTCTGGTGGAAATTTTGGACACCAATGATAATGTACCTGAGTTGGTTATCAAATCACTATCATTACCTGTATTAGAAGATGCTCCCCTCGGCACTGTCGTCGCCCTAATCAGCGTGTCCGACCGTGACTCTGGCGCCAACGGGCAGGTGACCTGCTCACTAACACCCCAAGTCCCCTTCAAGCTGGTGTCCACCTTCAAGAATTACTATTCGCTGGTGCTGGACAGCGCCCTGGACAGGGAGAGCGTGGCGAACTACGCTCTGGTAGTGACCGCACGCGACGGAGGCTCGCCTTCGCTGTCGGCCACGGCCAGCGTGTCCGTGGAGGTGGCCGACGTGAACGACAACGCGCCGGCATTCGCGCAGCCCGAGTACACGGTGTTCGTGAAGGAGAACAACCCGCCCGGCTGCCACATCTTCACGGTGTCGGCGCGCGACGCCGACGCGCAGGAGAACGCGCTGGTGTCCTACTCGCTGGTGGAGCGGCGCGTGGGCGAGCGCGCGCTGTCGAGCTACGTGTCGGTGCACGCGGAGAGCGGCAAGGTGTACGCGCTGCAGCCGCTGGACCACGAGGAGCTGGAGCTGCTGCAGTTCCAAGTGAGCGCGCGCGACGCGGGCGTGCCTCCCCTGGGCAGCAACGTGACGCTGCAGGTGTTCGTGCTGGACGAGAACGACAACGCGCCCGCGCTGCTGCCGCTgcccggggcgcgcggcgggggcggcgcgctGAGCGAGCCGGTGTCGCGGGCGGTGGGCGCGGGCCACGTGGTGGCCAAGGTGCGCGCGGTGGACGCGGACTCGGGCTACAACGCGTGGCTGTCGTACGAGCTGCagccggcggcggggggcgcgcgcaGCCCGTTCCGCGTGGCGCTGTACACGGGCGAGATCAGCACGACGCGCGCCCTGGACGAGGCGGACGCGCCGCGCCAGCGCCTGCTGGTGCTGGTGAAGGACCACGGCGAGCCGGCGCTGACGGCCACGGCCACTGTGCTGCTGTCGCTGGTGGAGAGCGGCCAGGCGCCCAGGCCGTCGTCGCGGGTGTTGGCCGGCGGCGCGGTTGCGGGCGCGGGCACGGCGCTGGTGGACGTCAACGTGTACCTGATCGTGGCCATCTGCGCGGTGTCCAGCCTGTTGGTGCTCACGCTGCTGCTGTCCACGGCGCTGCGGTGCTCGGCGCCGCCCAGCGAGGGCGCGTGCGGGCCGGGGAAGCCCACGCTGGTGTGCTCCAGCGCGGTGGGGAGCTGGTCGCACTCGCAGCAGAGGCGGCAGAGG TGTGCTCTGGGGAGGGCCCGCCCAAGGCCGACCTCATGGCCTTCAGCCCCAGCCTGCCTCCGTGTCCCATTGGCGGAGACAGAGAACAGCTGA